A genome region from Pseudomonas pergaminensis includes the following:
- the speA gene encoding arginine decarboxylase, with amino-acid sequence MSVRRTRKDDGSQWTVADSRSVYGIRHWGAGYFAINEAGRVEVRPNGPNSTPVDLYEQVDELRKSGLSLPLLVRFPDILQDRVRQLTGAFDANIERLEYQSKYTALYPIKVNQQEAVIENIIATQNVSIGLEAGSKPELLAVLALAPKGGTIVCNGYKDREFIRLALMGQKLGHNVFIVIEKESEVELVIEEAASLKVKPQVGLRVRLSSLASSKWADTGGEKSKFGLSAAQLLSVVERFRAAGLDQGIRLLHFHMGSQIANLADYQHGFKEAIRYYGELRNLGLPVDHIDVGGGLGVDYDGTHSRNASSINYDMDDYAGVVVGMLKEFCDAQSLPHPNIFSESGRSLTAHHAMLVVQVTDVEKHNDEIPTIENKESLPETVQWLVDLLGPTDIEMVTETYWRATHYMSDVATQYADGKLTLAEKALAEQCYFAVCRRLHNSLKARQRSHRQVLDELNDKLADKYICNFSVFQSLPDTWAIGQVLPILPLHRLDEEPLRRAVLQDLTCDSDGKIKQYVDEQSIETSLPVHGLNEGEDYLLGIFLVGAYQEILGDMHNLFGDTDSVNIYQREDGSVYSAGIETHDTIEDMLRYVHLSPEELMTHYRDKCASAKISAAERTQFLDALRLGLTRSSYLSS; translated from the coding sequence ATGTCCGTACGACGCACACGCAAAGACGATGGCAGCCAATGGACAGTTGCGGACAGCCGCAGTGTTTACGGGATTCGCCATTGGGGGGCCGGGTATTTCGCGATCAATGAAGCCGGTCGCGTAGAAGTCCGTCCGAACGGCCCGAACAGCACGCCGGTCGATCTGTACGAGCAAGTCGACGAGTTGCGTAAAAGCGGCCTTTCGCTGCCGCTGCTGGTGCGCTTCCCCGACATCCTGCAAGACCGCGTGCGCCAGCTCACCGGGGCATTCGATGCCAACATCGAACGCCTGGAATACCAGAGCAAGTACACCGCGCTGTACCCGATCAAGGTGAACCAGCAGGAAGCGGTGATCGAGAACATCATCGCCACCCAGAACGTGTCCATCGGCCTGGAAGCCGGCTCCAAGCCTGAGCTGCTGGCGGTATTGGCCCTGGCGCCGAAGGGCGGCACCATTGTCTGCAACGGTTACAAGGACCGTGAGTTCATCCGCCTCGCGCTGATGGGCCAGAAGCTCGGCCACAACGTGTTTATCGTGATCGAGAAAGAATCCGAAGTTGAGCTGGTGATCGAAGAGGCTGCCAGCCTCAAGGTCAAGCCACAGGTCGGCCTGCGCGTGCGCTTGTCGTCGCTGGCGTCGAGCAAGTGGGCAGACACCGGCGGTGAGAAGTCCAAGTTCGGCCTGTCGGCGGCGCAGTTGCTGTCCGTGGTCGAGCGCTTCCGCGCGGCGGGCCTGGACCAGGGCATCCGCCTGCTGCACTTCCACATGGGCTCGCAGATCGCCAACCTGGCCGACTACCAGCACGGCTTCAAGGAAGCCATCCGTTACTACGGCGAGCTGCGCAACCTCGGCCTGCCGGTGGACCACATCGACGTGGGCGGTGGCCTGGGCGTGGACTACGACGGTACGCACTCGCGTAACGCCAGCTCGATCAACTACGACATGGACGACTACGCCGGCGTGGTCGTGGGCATGCTCAAGGAATTCTGCGACGCGCAGAGCCTGCCGCACCCGAACATCTTCTCTGAAAGCGGCCGTTCCCTGACCGCCCACCACGCCATGCTGGTGGTGCAGGTGACTGACGTCGAGAAACACAACGACGAAATCCCGACCATCGAAAACAAGGAAAGCCTGCCGGAAACCGTGCAATGGCTGGTGGACCTGCTGGGGCCGACCGACATCGAGATGGTCACCGAAACCTACTGGCGCGCCACTCACTACATGAGCGACGTGGCCACCCAGTACGCCGACGGCAAACTGACCCTGGCCGAGAAAGCCCTGGCCGAGCAGTGCTACTTCGCCGTGTGCCGCCGCCTGCACAACTCGCTCAAGGCCCGTCAGCGCTCGCACCGCCAGGTGCTGGACGAGCTCAACGACAAGCTGGCCGACAAGTACATCTGCAACTTCTCGGTGTTCCAGAGCCTGCCGGACACCTGGGCCATCGGCCAGGTACTGCCAATCCTGCCGCTGCACCGCCTCGACGAAGAGCCGCTGCGCCGTGCCGTACTGCAAGACCTGACCTGCGACTCCGACGGCAAGATCAAGCAGTACGTCGACGAGCAGTCGATCGAGACCAGCCTGCCGGTGCACGGTTTGAACGAAGGAGAGGACTACCTGCTGGGCATCTTCCTGGTGGGGGCTTACCAGGAAATCCTCGGCGACATGCACAACCTGTTTGGTGACACCGACTCGGTGAACATCTACCAGCGTGAAGACGGTTCGGTGTACAGCGCCGGGATCGAGACCCACGACACCATCGAAGACATGCTGCGCTACGTGCACTTGTCGCCGGAGGAGTTGATGACGCATTACCGTGACAAGTGTGCGAGCGCGAAGATCAGTGCGGCGGAGCGTACCCAGTTCCTGGATGCGCTGCGTTTGGGCCTGACACGGTCTTCGTACCTGTCCTCATAA
- a CDS encoding translation initiation factor Sui1 has translation MAKKAASFAALGGLVFSTDAGRHCPDCRQPVDSCTCKQTLLPEGDGIARVRRESKGRGGKTVTTITGVPLAEDALKELATALKKRCGTGGALKDGVIEIQGDHVELLLAELIKLGYKAKKSGG, from the coding sequence GTGGCCAAAAAAGCCGCATCCTTCGCCGCCCTTGGTGGCCTGGTATTTTCCACCGACGCAGGTCGACACTGCCCGGACTGTCGTCAGCCCGTGGATTCGTGTACCTGCAAACAGACCCTGCTCCCTGAAGGCGACGGTATTGCCCGCGTGCGACGCGAGAGCAAGGGCCGTGGCGGCAAGACGGTGACCACCATCACCGGCGTGCCGCTGGCCGAAGACGCGCTGAAGGAACTCGCCACTGCGCTGAAAAAGCGCTGCGGCACCGGTGGTGCGTTGAAAGACGGTGTCATCGAGATCCAGGGCGATCACGTCGAGCTACTGTTGGCCGAGCTGATCAAGCTCGGGTACAAGGCCAAGAAGTCCGGCGGCTGA
- a CDS encoding MATE family efflux transporter has translation MPTLLTDWRHRPTHRRVWALAAPMILSNISVPLVALVDSMVIGHLPHAHQLGAVAVGASLYTFLAWAMGFLRMGSTGFAAQAAGRNDGAALRQILLQGLLLALGLAMLLGTVGIPLSHLALEWMQPSPELNQLTREFFHTRLFGLPAALASYALVGWFLGTQNARAPLAILLTTNLVNIALNLWFVLGLDWGVVGSARASVTAEWTGALLGLAMTQKALRAYPGHIAWAALKAWESWRPLLAVNRDIFIRSLALQSVFFMITVQGARLGDATVAANALLLNGLLLTAHALDGLAHAVEALCGHAIGAHDRQSLRRSLVVAGGWSLIASIGFALLFTVAGHLFIAMQTDIPSVRETADLYLPYLAVLPLIAVWSYLLDGLFIGATRAREMRNGMLLTVLLTLPFAWALQALGNHGLWITFLLFMALRSLTLWAIAWRLNRQDQWLG, from the coding sequence TGGTCATCGGCCACCTGCCTCACGCTCACCAGTTGGGCGCCGTGGCCGTCGGCGCCAGCCTGTATACCTTTCTCGCCTGGGCCATGGGGTTCCTGCGCATGGGTTCCACCGGCTTCGCCGCCCAGGCTGCCGGGCGCAATGATGGGGCTGCACTGCGGCAAATCCTGCTGCAAGGCCTGTTGCTGGCGCTGGGTTTGGCGATGCTCCTGGGCACGGTGGGTATTCCGCTGAGCCATCTGGCGCTGGAGTGGATGCAGCCTTCGCCCGAACTGAATCAACTGACCCGCGAATTCTTCCACACCCGCCTGTTCGGTTTGCCCGCCGCATTGGCCAGCTACGCGCTGGTGGGCTGGTTCCTCGGCACGCAGAACGCCCGCGCGCCGCTGGCGATTCTGCTGACCACCAACCTGGTCAACATCGCCCTGAACCTGTGGTTTGTACTCGGCCTGGATTGGGGTGTGGTCGGCTCCGCCCGCGCCTCGGTGACTGCCGAATGGACCGGCGCCCTGCTCGGCCTGGCGATGACGCAAAAAGCCCTGCGCGCCTACCCCGGTCATATCGCCTGGGCAGCGCTGAAAGCGTGGGAGAGCTGGCGCCCGTTGCTGGCGGTCAACCGCGACATTTTTATCCGCAGCCTCGCGCTGCAATCGGTGTTTTTCATGATCACCGTACAAGGCGCCCGCCTCGGTGACGCCACCGTGGCGGCCAATGCATTATTGCTCAACGGCCTGCTGCTGACCGCCCACGCCCTGGATGGCTTGGCCCATGCGGTAGAAGCCCTGTGCGGCCACGCAATCGGCGCCCATGACCGCCAGTCCCTGCGCCGCTCGCTGGTGGTGGCCGGTGGTTGGTCGTTGATCGCCAGCATCGGTTTCGCCCTGCTGTTCACCGTTGCCGGCCACCTGTTCATCGCCATGCAGACCGACATCCCCAGCGTGCGCGAAACCGCCGACCTCTACCTGCCTTATCTGGCCGTGCTGCCGTTGATTGCGGTGTGGAGTTACCTGCTGGATGGCCTGTTCATCGGCGCAACCCGCGCGCGGGAAATGCGCAACGGCATGCTGCTGACGGTGCTGCTGACATTGCCATTCGCCTGGGCATTGCAGGCCTTGGGTAACCACGGGCTGTGGATCACCTTCCTGCTGTTCATGGCTTTGCGCAGCCTTACTCTGTGGGCGATTGCCTGGCGCTTGAACCGGCAGGATCAGTGGCTTGGATAA
- a CDS encoding alpha/beta hydrolase, producing the protein MSRVFLQAFTLAVVACLAACSPINVLNALTPSSTFTRTSAIAYGDDPRQKLDIYRPAPAISNAPVVVFFYGGSWNSGSRDDYGFVGEALASRGIVVVIADYRLYPQVRYPAFLQDNAHAVAWTYQHIAEHGGDPRQLYVMGHSSGAYNASMLALDARWLKEVGLTPSIFKGWIGLAGPYDFLPIENPEVKPVFFFPDSPPDSQPINHVSASAPPSLLMASTDDKLVNPIRNTGGLADKLRAAGVPVEVFYFGKTNHQTLVAAIAKPLRWLAPVLDRATAFIQATDPAGSSARQSPTE; encoded by the coding sequence ATGTCGAGAGTATTCTTGCAAGCGTTTACCCTGGCCGTCGTGGCATGCCTTGCGGCCTGTTCCCCCATCAATGTGCTCAACGCACTCACCCCTTCCAGCACGTTTACCAGAACCTCGGCCATCGCCTACGGCGATGATCCCCGCCAGAAACTCGATATCTACCGGCCTGCTCCTGCTATCTCCAACGCCCCCGTGGTGGTGTTCTTCTACGGCGGCAGCTGGAACAGCGGCTCCAGGGACGACTATGGTTTCGTCGGCGAAGCCCTGGCCTCACGCGGCATCGTGGTGGTGATCGCCGATTACCGGCTTTACCCGCAAGTGCGATATCCCGCGTTCCTCCAAGACAACGCCCACGCCGTTGCCTGGACCTATCAACACATCGCCGAACATGGTGGTGATCCCCGCCAGCTCTATGTAATGGGGCATAGCTCCGGCGCCTACAACGCGTCGATGCTGGCGCTGGATGCGCGTTGGCTGAAAGAGGTTGGCCTGACGCCGTCAATCTTCAAAGGCTGGATCGGCCTGGCCGGCCCCTATGACTTCCTGCCGATTGAAAACCCTGAGGTGAAACCGGTGTTTTTCTTCCCCGATTCACCGCCGGATTCCCAGCCGATCAACCACGTCAGCGCCAGCGCACCGCCGAGTCTGTTGATGGCCTCGACGGACGACAAGCTGGTCAACCCCATACGCAATACCGGCGGGTTGGCGGACAAGTTGCGGGCGGCAGGTGTTCCAGTGGAGGTGTTCTATTTTGGCAAGACCAATCACCAGACGCTGGTGGCTGCAATCGCTAAACCGCTGCGCTGGTTGGCACCGGTATTGGACCGGGCGACAGCGTTTATCCAAGCCACTGATCCTGCCGGTTCAAGCGCCAGGCAATCGCCCACAGAGTAA